From a single Ischnura elegans chromosome 7, ioIscEleg1.1, whole genome shotgun sequence genomic region:
- the LOC124162995 gene encoding putative nuclease HARBI1 encodes MVNGFVDRGNHGRLHIVARQGLVFIAKSVSGSWKQPVAYYLSEAATNSSILVDLLKQVIVALRRVGLITAATVCDMGQNNVKALKNLGATYKEPLFEVVGENLYTFFDSPRFLKCFRNSLLKYNVATDIHIGNEVVNLQASWAHIKILAEESAVSSLFDPSEATAVRAVRRVTLALTTLAKKYLVWPTGEAAVGVIDGFARSSGFPGVIGAIDGTHIEIPAPSESAAAYVNRKGYHSIHLQAVCNREAVFTHCYAGNVGSVHDARVFRLSAVYNFLNDQTKFPNDSHIIGDAAYGLHPQLLTPYADNGHLSQRQKNFNFSRSSARMAIERAFGLLKGR; translated from the exons ATGGTTAATGGATTTGTTGATAGGGGGAACCATGGTCGGCTCCATATTGTTGCCCGACAAGGCCTAGTTTTTATAGCCAAAAGCGTCAGTGGGTCATGGAAACAGCCAGTGGCTTATTATTTAAGTGAGGCTGCTACCAATTCTTCTATTTTGGTGGACTTGCTCAAGCAAGTCATTGTTGCCCTGAGGAGAGTTGGGCTGATCACAGCAGCCACAGTTTGTGATATGGGGCAGAACAATGTAAAAGCCTTGAAAAATTTGGGTGCTACGTATAAAGAGCCTTTGTTTGAAGTTGTTGGTGAAAATTTGTACACATTTTTTGATTCTCCCCGCTTCttgaaatgtttcagaaattCACTTCTGAAGTATAATGTGGCCACAGACATTCACATTGGGAATGAGGTGGTGAATTTACAGGCCTCTTGGGcacacattaaaattttagcCGAAGAGTCTGCTGTTAGCAGCCTATTTGATCC ATCAGAAGCCACGGCAGTGAGAGCTGTGAGGAGAGTGACTCTCGCTCTCACAACATTAGCCAAAAAGTATTTAGTGTGGCCAACCGGGGAAGCAGCTGTGGGTGTCATTGATGGATTCGCACGGTCAAGTGGTTTCCCCGGCGTGATCGGTGCCATCGATGGCACTCATATTGAGATACCGGCACCAAGTGAAAGTGCTGCAGCCTATGTAAATAGGAAGGGATACCACTCTATCCACTTACAG GCCGTCTGTAACAGGGAAGCTGTATTCACTCACTGCTATGCGGGCAATGTGGGCTCTGTCCATGATGCCAGAGTCTTTCGGCTTTCAGCCGTTTATAATTTCCTAAACGATCAAACGAAATTCCCCAATGACAGCCATATCATTGGGGATGCTGCCTATGGGTTACATCCCCAGCTCCTGACCCCTTATGCTGACAATGGCCATCTGTCACAAaggcagaaaaattttaatttcagccgTTCTTCAGCCAGAATGGCCATCGAGAGAGCCTTTGGCCTCCTTAAAGGCCGATGA